One Serpentinicella alkaliphila DNA segment encodes these proteins:
- a CDS encoding GGDEF domain-containing protein: MENNRINDISFIGEFLDKELESEFFEYDMQRYSKVLGPVALVFGLIYMLFLISDYFALTDQFSFNVILMIRIMFLVLSVVVSIQFKRINNYSNLALFITAYEMVAITGFLLIMHYYETLTILSFFSVMVMTLAIYIIPNKLFYSQLVSIFLSISFYLFNIKHVTGIENSEFIKIIAYNLIVLMYCNIGSYLTNYYKRKQFVDSKELQKASITDYMTGIYNRAKFSEQLNYLVDDCNGSKSLLSLVIFDIDDFKKVNDTYGHLVGDSVIKKIAAIIKNSIRSTDIFARWGGDEFVMLLPNTSINQAMDMIERIRVRIQDNDFEKIKHITCSFGLVELRSNETVESFLQRADNLLYNAKESGKNMLVYESPITDGQVYKESLQVDSAS, from the coding sequence ATGGAAAACAACAGGATAAATGACATATCATTTATTGGCGAGTTTTTGGACAAGGAACTCGAAAGTGAATTTTTTGAGTATGATATGCAGAGATATTCGAAAGTTCTAGGACCTGTTGCACTTGTTTTTGGATTAATATATATGCTTTTTTTAATATCAGATTACTTTGCACTTACAGATCAATTTTCTTTCAACGTTATTCTAATGATTAGAATAATGTTTTTAGTATTGTCAGTTGTTGTCTCAATACAATTTAAAAGGATAAATAACTATTCTAATCTAGCTCTTTTTATTACTGCATATGAAATGGTTGCTATTACAGGCTTTCTACTAATAATGCACTATTACGAAACCTTAACGATTTTATCGTTTTTCAGTGTGATGGTAATGACATTAGCTATCTACATTATACCTAATAAGCTATTTTACTCCCAATTAGTCTCCATTTTCTTGAGCATATCATTTTATCTGTTTAATATTAAGCATGTAACGGGTATAGAGAATTCCGAGTTCATAAAAATAATTGCATATAACCTTATAGTACTTATGTATTGTAATATTGGTTCATATCTTACGAATTATTATAAAAGAAAGCAATTCGTTGATAGCAAAGAATTACAAAAAGCTTCTATAACTGATTACATGACTGGTATATATAATAGGGCGAAATTTAGTGAGCAGTTAAATTATTTGGTTGATGACTGCAATGGTAGTAAAAGCTTACTTTCTCTTGTAATATTTGATATTGATGATTTTAAAAAAGTTAACGATACCTATGGACATTTAGTTGGTGATAGTGTTATTAAAAAAATAGCAGCTATAATAAAGAATTCAATAAGAAGTACAGATATATTTGCAAGATGGGGTGGGGATGAGTTTGTAATGCTACTACCCAATACTAGTATTAATCAGGCAATGGATATGATAGAGAGAATAAGGGTACGTATACAAGACAATGACTTTGAAAAAATAAAGCACATTACATGTAGCTTTGGATTAGTAGAATTGAGGAGTAATGAAACTGTTGAATCATTTTTACAAAGAGCTGACAACCTACTATATAATGCTAAGGAAAGTGGTAAAAACATGTTAGTTTATGAATCTCCTATAACAGATGGGCAAGTGTATAAAGAATCATTACAAGTAGACTCGGCTTCTTAA
- a CDS encoding 2-phosphosulfolactate phosphatase — protein sequence MNITVLASVKDVNEKIILNKNVVVIDVLRATSVIVTALANRARQIMPFESIEEAKEHYKANELLAILCGERSAKIVEGFHFGNSPLDFIEDNVSNKIIIQTTSNGTRTIKACEKGRRIYIAALINAKAIADQLIKDNMGTVIVCSGTNDQYSMDDAICAGMIVSLIENKVKISMNDLGWAVKEIYEHNKGDLYSFLAKTCSHFNLLKQNGFEEDLHYCLQTNIYDIVPVYHEGNIRIIDGK from the coding sequence ATGAATATAACCGTATTAGCATCTGTCAAAGATGTAAATGAAAAGATTATTCTAAATAAAAATGTAGTTGTAATCGATGTTCTTCGTGCTACTTCTGTAATAGTCACAGCCTTAGCTAATAGAGCTAGACAAATAATGCCTTTTGAGTCAATTGAAGAAGCGAAGGAACATTATAAAGCAAATGAATTATTAGCTATATTATGTGGTGAGAGAAGTGCTAAAATAGTTGAGGGTTTTCATTTTGGGAATTCTCCATTAGATTTTATAGAAGATAATGTGAGTAATAAAATTATTATTCAAACTACTTCGAATGGAACGAGGACAATTAAAGCCTGTGAAAAAGGACGCCGTATATATATTGCTGCACTTATAAATGCCAAAGCTATTGCAGATCAGTTAATTAAAGATAATATGGGCACAGTTATTGTTTGCTCTGGTACTAATGATCAGTACTCGATGGATGATGCCATTTGCGCTGGTATGATTGTTTCTTTAATCGAAAATAAAGTTAAAATTTCTATGAATGATTTAGGTTGGGCAGTAAAAGAGATATATGAACATAATAAAGGAGATTTATATTCTTTTTTAGCCAAAACATGTTCTCATTTTAATTTATTAAAGCAAAATGGATTTGAGGAAGACCTACATTACTGTCTTCAAACAAATATATATGACATAGTACCGGTCTATCATGAGGGAAATATTAGGATAATAGATGGTAAATAG